A single Lolium perenne isolate Kyuss_39 chromosome 6, Kyuss_2.0, whole genome shotgun sequence DNA region contains:
- the LOC127326775 gene encoding disease resistance protein Pik-2-like — protein sequence MDLATGALGSLLSKLVELLADEYNRLKGLRKDVEFLESELRSMHAVLRKVAEVPRDQLDEQVRLWANEVRELSFNMEDVVDRFLVRVQGPDDRIKSSHKLKRLMKKMADLFTVGRTRHQIAHAIKDIKGQVEDVAARRDRYRINDIVVNPTATTTIDPRLLALYKDQKELVGIQEACSELINRLANGNNDVSTQELKILSIFGFGGLGKTTLAKAVYHGIKEQFECMAFVSVGRNPDLKKLVKNILFELDQKKYENFNEAGLDER from the coding sequence ATGGACCTTGCAACGGGGGCGCTAGGCTCCCTCCTCTCCAAGCTGGTCGAGCTCCTCGCCGATGAGTACAATCGGCTGAAGGGCCTGCGGAAAGATGTCGAGTTTCTCGAGAGCGAGCTGAGGAGCATGCACGCCGTCCTCCGCAAGGTGGCGGAGGTGCCGCGGGACCAGCTCGATGAGCAGGTCAGGCTCTGGGCCAACGAAGTCAGGGAGCTGTCTTTCAACATGGAGGATGTTGTCGACCGCTTCCTGGTGCGCGTCCAAGGCCCTGACGACCGCATCAAGAGCTCACACAAGCTGAAACGGCTCATGAAGAAGATGGCCGACTTGTTCACTGTGGGGAGGACTCGCCATCAGATTGCCCACGCGATCAAAGACATCAAGGGCCAAGTCGAGGATGTGGCTGCACGCCGTGATAGATATAGGATCAACGATATTGTGGTGAATCCAACCGCCACAACAACTATTGATCCTCGTCTGTTAGCTCTGTACAAAGATCAGAAAGAGCTCGTTGGCATCCAAGAAGCATGTTCTGAGCTAATCAACAGGTTGGCCAATGGGAACAATGATGTGTCCACGCAAGAACTCAAGATACTGTCCATTTTCGGATTTGGCGGGTTGGGCAAGACGACTCTTGCCAAAGCAGTGTATCATGGGATTAAAGAACAATTTGAGTGCATGGCCTTTGTTTCTGTGGGTCGGAATCCTGACTTAAAGAAACTTGTCAAGAATATCCTCTTCGAGCTTGACCAAAAAAAGTATGAGAATTTCAATGAAGCAGGGTTGGACGAAAGATAG